The Streptomyces sp. R28 region TGGTGCGGCTGTTCACGACGACCGCGGACCGCTTCGCATTCGGGGCCGACGACGTGTGGACGCTCTTCCACTCGGTGGGCTTCGACTTCTCCGTCTGGGAGATCTGGGGCGCGCTGCTGCACGGTGGGCGCCTGGTGATTATCTCGCAGGAGGCCGTCCGGACGCCGGAGCGGCTGCTTGAACTCATGGAGGCCGAGGGCGTCACCGTCCTCAGCCAGACGCCTTCCGCCTTCCGGTCCCTGATCGCGGCCGAGGGGTCGAGGCCCGGCACGTCGCGGCTCGCCCTGCGGCTGGTGGTGTTCGGCGGCGAACGGCTGGACGTCTCCGCGCTGCGCCCCTGGATCGAGCGACATGGCGACGACCGTCCTGAGCTGGTCAACATGTACGGCATCACGGAGACGACAGTGCATGTGACGGCACGGCGCATTCGCGCGGCTGACCTGCGACAGCCGGAGGTCAGCCCGATCGGCGTCCCGCTGCCGGACATGCGCGTGAGGCTGGTGGACGAAGAAGGCCGGGTCGTCGGGATCGGAACTCCCGGTGAGATACAGGTCAGCGGTCCCGGGGTGACGCGCGGCTACCTCAACCGGCCCGAGCTGACCGCCGAGCGGTTCGTGGAGGAGGCAGGGCGCCGCTGGTACCGGTCCGGGGACAGGGCGGCCCTGAGCGCCGACGGAGAACTGCTCTATCTCGGAAGGGCCGACGACCAGGTCAAGGTACGCGGCTACCGCATAGAGCCCGGTGAGGTGGAACACTGCCTCGCCGGTCACCCGGAGGTGTCCTCGGCGGTGGTAGTCGCGCGAGACTACGAGGGGGACGTGCGACTGGCCGCCTATGTGCTGCCCGCACCGACCGCCGATGTGGCACAGCTGACGGGACGCCTGGCCGAGCACGCACGGACGTCGCTGCCGCTGTACCTGAGGCCCGCCGTGTACCGGCTGCTGGCCGAAGTGCCACTGACTCCGCAGGGAAAGACGGACCGCACAGCTCTCGACGCCCACCTGCTCGACGAGCCCGTGGGCGCACCGCCCCTCGTGGCCGCAC contains the following coding sequences:
- a CDS encoding amino acid adenylation domain-containing protein, yielding MFHDVARHAPHRVAVTEPGGTSLTYGELDSRAQSLAARLRAQGVGGGDFVGLCLERGVDLIVGLVGILKAGGAYVPLDPDHPAARLDLLMEDTGLRTVVVGTRTAPWFADRDVRVVRVDEETVDDETVDDETVAEEKGAGARRETPDDGQENGPAYVIHTSGSTGVPKGVVVEHGNVVRLFTTTADRFAFGADDVWTLFHSVGFDFSVWEIWGALLHGGRLVIISQEAVRTPERLLELMEAEGVTVLSQTPSAFRSLIAAEGSRPGTSRLALRLVVFGGERLDVSALRPWIERHGDDRPELVNMYGITETTVHVTARRIRAADLRQPEVSPIGVPLPDMRVRLVDEEGRVVGIGTPGEIQVSGPGVTRGYLNRPELTAERFVEEAGRRWYRSGDRAALSADGELLYLGRADDQVKVRGYRIEPGEVEHCLAGHPEVSSAVVVARDYEGDVRLAAYVLPAPTADVAQLTGRLAEHARTSLPLYLRPAVYRLLAEVPLTPQGKTDRTALDAHLLDEPVGAPPLVAAPDDQPAGGANAAETAVARIVEKVLERSDIRPDQDLFEAGATSLAFARILAEMQREFDASVDLASLGDIASVRRLAAAVESLAVTTNAPATEGVSA